In one Myripristis murdjan chromosome 5, fMyrMur1.1, whole genome shotgun sequence genomic region, the following are encoded:
- the dusp7 gene encoding dual specificity protein phosphatase 7, translating into MKINHLWRGSVIVTMMMMSSKSVEWLQEELETGASSLLLLDCRPHELYESSHIESAINLAIPGLMLRRLKKGNLPIRSIIPNNEDKEKFVKRCKTDVVVLYDEATSERQENGLGSSVLGLLLQKLRDDGCKAYYLEGGFNKFQSEYPEHCETNLDCSCPSSSPPASVLGLGGLRISSDCSDGESDREPGSATESEGSPLPNNQPAFPVQILPYLYLGCAKDSTNLDVLGKYNIKYILNVTPNLPNMFEHDGDFKYKQIPISDHWSQNLSQFFPEAISFIDEARSKKCGILVHCLAGISRSVTVTVAYLMQKLNLSLNDAYDFVKRKKSNISPNFNFMGQLLDFERTLGLNSPCDNHSSSPTHEQLFFTTPTNHNVFQLDTLEST; encoded by the exons ATGAAAATTAATCATCTGTGGAGAGGCTCCGTGATCGTgactatgatgatgatgtcgaGTAAGAGTGTGGAgtggctgcaggaggagctggagaccGGGGccagctctctgctgctgctggactgcagACCCCATGAGCTGTACGAGTCCTCTCACATCGAGTCGGCCATCAACCTGGCCATCCCGGGCCTGATGCTCCGCAGACTGAAGAAGGGCAACCTGCCGATCCGCTCCATCATCCCCAACAACGAGGACAAGGAGAAATTTGTCAAGCGCTGCAAGACGGACGTAGTAGTTTTGTACGACGAGGCGACCTCAGAGCGACAGGAGAACGGACTGGGGAGCTCCGTCCTGGGGCTGCTCTTGCAGAAACTGCGGGACGACGGGTGCAAAGCCTACTATCTGGAGG GGGGCTTCAACAAGTTCCAGTCGGAGTACCCTGAGCACTGCGAGACCAATCTGGACTGCTCCTGCCCCAGCAGTTCCCCACCAGCCTCTGTCCTTGGCCTGGGAGGACTCCGCATCAGTTCAGACTGCTCGGACGGCGAATCTGACCGCGAGCCGGGCAGCGCCACGGAGTCCGAGGGCAGCCCGCTCCCCAACAACCAGCCAGCATTCCCTGTCCAGATCTTGCCGTACCTGTACCTGGGCTGTGCCAAAGACTCCACCAACCTGGATGTGCTCGGGAAGTATAATATCAAGTACATCCTCAACGTGACACCCAACCTGCCCAACATGTTTGAACACGACGGGGACTTCAAGTACAAACAGATTCCCATCTCCGACCACTGGAGCCAGAACCTCTCTCAGTTTTTCCCTGAGGCCATCTCATTCATTG ATGAGGCCCGTTCTAAAAAGTGTGGCATCCTGGTCCACTGCTTGGCCGGCATCAGCCGCTCAGTAACGGTGACCGTCGCCTACCTGATGCAGAAGCTCAACCTGTCGCTCAACGACGCCTACGACTTTGTCAAGCGGAAGAAGTCAAACATCTCCCCGAACTTCAACTTCATGGGCCAGCTCCTTGACTTTGAGAGGACACTGGGCCTCAACAGCCCCTGCGACAACCACTCTTCCTCCCCGACTCATGAGCAGCTCTTCTTCACCACCCCGACCAATCACAACGTGTTTCAGCTGGACACTCTGGAGTCCACATGA